Proteins co-encoded in one Kribbella qitaiheensis genomic window:
- a CDS encoding MFS transporter, producing MTVTENRQQAPAAPELTHREILEILIGLLAALFTAMLSSTIVSNALPTIIADLEGSQTQYTWVLTASLLATTVSTPIWGKLSDLMSKKLLVQLAIGLFVVGSALAGMAHSVPFLIGARVLQGLAMGGLMALAQAIIGAAIPPRDRGRYSGYMGAVMAVATVSGPLIGGVIVDTSWLGWRWCFYVCVPLAVISLVVLQKYLHLPMMKRRVKMDYLGAILISAAASLPLVWVTFAGQDFDWVSWQSALFVGGTVMFGLLAVLVETRAPEPLVPLKVVRQRTTALAIVASLAVGVAMFGSALFLGQYFQIARGYSPTEAGLLTIPMMLGSFFGSVGSGQMITRYGKWKRYLIAGGVLLVVGLGILGTIDHASPYWYVGLGMLSMGIGMGMMMQNLVLAVQNTVDVTEIGASSASVSFFRSLGGAVGVSVLGAVLAARVKDLLIQGLLAGPGGAEAARKVQEGGGGTSLLDVNHLPPQLAELVRHSYGDATGRIFTIAAICGLVSLIAVMFIKEVPLRRTVAKLDTPLEDVLDD from the coding sequence ATGACTGTCACCGAGAACCGGCAACAAGCGCCCGCTGCGCCGGAGCTCACCCACCGCGAGATCCTCGAAATTTTGATCGGTCTGCTGGCCGCCTTGTTCACGGCGATGCTCAGCTCGACGATCGTCAGCAATGCCCTGCCGACGATCATCGCCGATCTGGAGGGGTCGCAGACGCAGTACACCTGGGTGCTGACGGCGAGCCTGTTGGCGACCACGGTGTCGACCCCGATCTGGGGCAAGCTGTCCGACCTGATGAGCAAGAAGCTGCTGGTGCAGCTGGCGATCGGCCTGTTCGTGGTCGGTTCGGCCCTCGCGGGGATGGCCCACAGTGTACCGTTCCTGATCGGCGCCCGCGTCCTGCAAGGACTCGCGATGGGCGGCCTGATGGCGTTGGCCCAGGCGATCATCGGTGCGGCGATCCCGCCTCGTGACCGCGGCCGGTACTCCGGCTACATGGGTGCCGTGATGGCCGTCGCCACCGTCAGCGGCCCGCTCATCGGTGGCGTCATCGTCGACACCTCCTGGCTCGGCTGGCGCTGGTGCTTCTACGTCTGCGTCCCGCTCGCCGTGATCAGCCTGGTGGTGCTGCAGAAGTACCTGCACCTGCCGATGATGAAGCGTCGCGTGAAGATGGACTACCTCGGCGCGATCCTGATCAGCGCCGCGGCCAGCCTGCCGCTGGTCTGGGTCACCTTCGCTGGTCAGGACTTCGACTGGGTGTCCTGGCAGTCCGCACTGTTCGTCGGCGGCACCGTGATGTTCGGCCTGCTCGCCGTCCTGGTCGAGACCCGCGCGCCGGAACCGCTGGTGCCGTTGAAGGTCGTCAGGCAGCGGACCACCGCACTCGCGATCGTGGCCAGCCTGGCGGTCGGCGTCGCGATGTTCGGCAGCGCGCTGTTCCTCGGTCAGTACTTCCAGATCGCCCGCGGCTACAGCCCGACCGAGGCCGGCCTGCTGACGATCCCGATGATGCTCGGCTCGTTCTTCGGTTCGGTCGGCTCCGGCCAGATGATCACCCGCTACGGCAAATGGAAGCGGTACCTGATCGCCGGCGGTGTCCTGCTCGTCGTCGGACTCGGGATCCTGGGCACGATCGACCACGCCAGCCCGTACTGGTACGTCGGCCTGGGCATGCTCTCGATGGGCATCGGGATGGGCATGATGATGCAGAACCTGGTGCTCGCCGTACAGAACACCGTCGACGTGACGGAGATCGGCGCGTCCAGCGCCTCGGTCTCGTTCTTCCGCAGTCTCGGTGGCGCGGTCGGCGTCTCGGTCCTGGGTGCGGTCCTCGCGGCCCGCGTCAAGGACCTGCTGATCCAGGGTCTGCTCGCCGGACCAGGCGGCGCCGAGGCGGCCCGCAAGGTGCAGGAAGGTGGCGGCGGCACGAGCCTGCTCGACGTCAATCACCTGCCCCCGCAGCTCGCCGAGCTCGTCCGTCACTCGTACGGCGACGCGACCGGCCGGATCTTCACGATCGCCGCGATCTGCGGTCTGGTCAGCCTGATCGCGGTGATGTTCATCAAGGAGGTCCCGCTCCGGCGCACGGTCGCCAAGCTCGACACTCCGCTGGAGGACGTCCTCGACGACTGA
- a CDS encoding IS30 family transposase: MTRAAGEVGVNVRTGRDWRRGVRKVGNTRVRPDGMVVDYGTGTRYFISMTRPADAVISDRYLSLDDRLAIADGLVNKHTLTAIAAGIGKHKSTICREIRAHSVEGIYLPHQAHRDAASARARPKTSKLAVDPVLRERVEQGLETKLSPEQISHRLVKDFPDDESMRVSHETIYQALYFQARGGLKREVQTALRTGRTRRKPQRQPGQRQHRFVDEMIMISERPAEVEDRAVPGHWEGDLIMGEGNRSAIATLVERTTRYTLLVHLPGSHEAEPVRDGLIKAMQTLPEHLRGSLTWDQGCEMARHKQFSIATDMAVYFCDPHSPWQRGTNENTNGLLRQYFPKGTDLSVHGPEDLEHVAQELNQRPRKTLGWDTPAERLRDLLTT; the protein is encoded by the coding sequence ATCACTCGTGCGGCCGGCGAGGTGGGCGTGAACGTGCGCACCGGGCGGGACTGGCGTCGAGGGGTCCGCAAGGTGGGCAACACACGGGTCCGTCCGGATGGGATGGTCGTGGACTACGGCACCGGAACCCGGTACTTCATTTCCATGACCCGACCGGCTGATGCTGTGATCAGTGACCGTTACCTGTCGTTGGACGATCGGCTGGCGATCGCTGACGGGCTGGTCAACAAGCACACGTTGACCGCGATCGCGGCCGGTATCGGCAAGCACAAGTCCACGATCTGCCGCGAGATCCGCGCGCACAGCGTCGAGGGCATCTACCTGCCGCACCAGGCCCACCGTGACGCCGCGTCGGCCAGGGCCCGGCCCAAGACCTCCAAGCTGGCCGTTGATCCGGTACTACGGGAGCGGGTCGAGCAGGGCTTGGAGACGAAGTTGTCACCAGAACAGATCTCGCACAGGCTCGTCAAAGACTTCCCCGACGACGAGAGCATGCGTGTGAGCCACGAAACGATCTACCAGGCGCTCTACTTCCAGGCCCGCGGCGGCCTGAAACGCGAAGTTCAGACAGCGTTGCGGACCGGCCGGACCCGCCGCAAACCCCAACGCCAACCAGGCCAGCGCCAGCACCGGTTCGTCGACGAGATGATCATGATCTCTGAGCGCCCTGCCGAGGTCGAAGACCGCGCGGTCCCTGGTCACTGGGAAGGCGACCTGATCATGGGCGAGGGCAACCGGTCCGCGATCGCGACCCTGGTCGAACGCACTACCCGCTACACGCTGCTGGTTCACCTGCCCGGCAGCCACGAGGCCGAACCGGTCCGTGACGGCCTCATCAAAGCGATGCAGACCCTGCCCGAGCATCTGCGCGGTTCACTGACCTGGGACCAAGGCTGCGAGATGGCGCGCCACAAACAGTTCTCCATCGCTACCGACATGGCCGTCTACTTCTGCGACCCGCACTCGCCCTGGCAGCGCGGCACCAACGAGAACACCAACGGGCTGCTCCGCCAGTACTTCCCCAAAGGCACCGACCTGTCCGTCCACGGACCCGAAGACCTCGAACACGTCGCCCAAGAACTCAACCAACGACCACGCAAAACGCTCGGCTGGGACACCCCAGCCGAGCGCTTACGTGATCTACTCACTACCTAG
- a CDS encoding MarR family winged helix-turn-helix transcriptional regulator — protein MQLAQQTSVPEVERDTPAQEVLEGVSSLIRAVRCVEHRHLWPDAGLRRADASVLKILARDGEQRGGEIAVKLGVDASVVSRQVSALVADGLVSRRPDPADARVSLVALSATGRERLEALYANYTLQLRAALTDWDDEQMAAAADALHRVAGAITYVAESDRRVNPSTGD, from the coding sequence ATGCAACTAGCCCAGCAAACCTCTGTCCCGGAGGTGGAACGGGATACGCCTGCCCAGGAAGTGCTCGAAGGGGTCAGTTCGCTGATCCGGGCCGTGCGTTGTGTCGAGCACAGGCACCTTTGGCCGGACGCCGGATTGCGGCGGGCCGACGCGAGTGTGCTGAAGATTCTGGCGCGCGACGGGGAGCAACGCGGTGGCGAGATCGCCGTGAAGCTCGGAGTCGACGCGTCGGTGGTGAGCCGCCAGGTGAGTGCGCTGGTGGCCGACGGCCTGGTGAGCCGTCGGCCCGATCCGGCGGATGCCCGCGTTTCGCTGGTCGCGCTGAGCGCGACCGGGCGGGAGCGGCTGGAGGCCCTCTACGCGAACTACACCCTGCAACTACGCGCCGCGTTGACGGACTGGGACGACGAACAGATGGCGGCCGCGGCGGATGCGTTGCATCGCGTCGCCGGCGCGATCACGTACGTCGCCGAGTCCGACCGGCGCGTCAATCCTTCGACTGGAGACTGA
- a CDS encoding lysophospholipid acyltransferase family protein — protein sequence MGTGLVKFGRETVRDVKVVARGWRWGRRPQVPRSAEPFVVPKETSVFPTRWARTPAAIAVREVLLKGALNSVMRFEVSPQVSGLDSLTKVHGPAVIVANHSSHLDTPLVLCTLPDAMRRKTAVAAAADYFFDTWWRATASAIMFNTFPIERRGGKLSQTPGDLLKDGWNVVVFPEGTRSPDGWMERFRMGAAYIAVEAGVPVIPVGIKGSFAAMPRGRGWPVPGRPAVAVRYGDPLYPAEGESPRDFAPRISAAVSALLDEEASTWWEARRRVASGTSPSQSGPDAARWRRVWESTTPVKPAGSKRRAWK from the coding sequence ATGGGTACCGGCCTGGTGAAGTTCGGCCGGGAGACCGTGCGCGACGTCAAGGTCGTCGCGCGTGGCTGGCGCTGGGGTCGTCGCCCGCAGGTGCCGCGGTCGGCCGAGCCGTTCGTGGTGCCGAAGGAGACCTCGGTCTTCCCGACCAGGTGGGCCCGTACGCCGGCGGCGATCGCGGTTCGCGAGGTGCTGCTGAAGGGCGCGCTCAACTCGGTCATGCGGTTCGAGGTGAGCCCGCAGGTGAGCGGGCTGGACTCGCTGACCAAGGTGCACGGCCCGGCGGTCATCGTGGCGAACCACTCGTCGCACCTGGACACGCCGCTGGTGCTCTGCACGCTGCCGGACGCGATGCGCCGCAAGACGGCTGTCGCTGCCGCGGCCGACTACTTCTTCGACACGTGGTGGCGGGCGACAGCCTCGGCGATCATGTTCAACACGTTCCCGATCGAGCGCCGTGGCGGCAAGCTCAGCCAGACTCCGGGCGACCTGCTCAAGGACGGCTGGAACGTCGTGGTCTTCCCCGAAGGCACCCGGTCGCCTGACGGGTGGATGGAACGGTTCCGGATGGGCGCCGCGTACATCGCCGTCGAGGCCGGCGTACCGGTGATTCCTGTTGGCATCAAGGGTTCCTTCGCCGCGATGCCACGCGGTCGCGGCTGGCCCGTGCCCGGGCGGCCGGCGGTCGCAGTACGGTACGGCGATCCGCTCTACCCGGCTGAGGGGGAGAGCCCGCGCGACTTCGCGCCGCGCATCTCCGCCGCGGTCTCGGCCCTGCTCGACGAAGAGGCCAGCACGTGGTGGGAGGCCCGCCGCCGGGTCGCCTCGGGTACTTCGCCGTCGCAGTCCGGGCCCGACGCAGCCCGCTGGCGCCGGGTGTGGGAATCCACCACTCCAGTGAAGCCGGCCGGCTCCAAGCGCCGCGCCTGGAAGTAG
- a CDS encoding lactate racemase domain-containing protein, with amino-acid sequence MSRPGFVLEVDDRTPPLLVHNGEGFLLERFPLGTRVVYPPEALPAVRDVEEAIQNALLNPIDSEPLPELLRPGMRLTIAFDDISLPLPPMKKPDIRQRVIEAVLTMAADAGVDDVELISANALHRRLTANELRDIVGERVFRSFYPDGKLYNFDAEDAANLTHLGQTKHGEDVEISKRAAESDLLVYVNVNLVAMDGGHKSTSIGLASYKSLKHHHNSHTMIHSRSFMDHKASKMHHSAWRMGEVLTQHVKVFQIETTLNNDIFGGPLEFLQKREWEWSIKDQASMLSAKRGLALAPAKMRRKIFQDVRANYGLTGINAGAIEPVHEKTIEAVHRQHLVEVQGQSDVAIMGVPFVGPYNVNSVMNPILAACMGLGYYFNSYRGNPIVRKDGAVILYHPVDYEFSQLHHPSYVDFFEEVLSESTDPATIEAKFEKQYAEDPWYIHLYRTSNAYHGVHPFYMWYWISHALDHCGDIVWVGANRKTVERMGFRSASTLQDALEMVSHSVGRSPSITYLHNPPHLLADVR; translated from the coding sequence ATGTCTCGGCCAGGGTTTGTGCTTGAGGTGGACGACCGGACGCCGCCGCTGCTCGTGCACAACGGTGAGGGATTCCTGCTGGAGCGCTTCCCGCTCGGCACCCGGGTGGTGTACCCGCCGGAGGCGCTGCCGGCGGTGCGCGACGTGGAGGAGGCGATCCAGAACGCGTTGCTGAACCCGATCGACTCCGAGCCGCTGCCGGAGCTGCTGCGGCCGGGGATGCGGCTGACGATCGCCTTCGACGACATCTCGCTGCCGCTGCCGCCGATGAAGAAGCCGGACATCCGCCAGCGGGTGATCGAGGCCGTGCTGACGATGGCCGCCGACGCCGGGGTCGACGACGTCGAGCTTATCTCTGCGAACGCGCTGCACCGCCGGCTCACCGCGAACGAGCTGCGCGACATCGTCGGCGAGCGGGTCTTCCGGTCGTTCTACCCCGACGGCAAGCTCTACAACTTCGACGCCGAGGACGCCGCGAACCTGACCCACCTGGGCCAGACCAAGCACGGCGAGGATGTCGAGATCTCCAAGCGGGCGGCCGAGTCCGACCTGCTGGTCTACGTGAACGTGAACCTGGTGGCGATGGACGGCGGCCACAAGTCGACGTCGATCGGGCTGGCGTCGTACAAGTCGCTGAAGCACCACCACAACAGCCACACGATGATCCACTCGCGGTCCTTCATGGACCACAAGGCCTCGAAGATGCACCACTCCGCCTGGCGGATGGGCGAGGTGCTGACCCAGCACGTCAAGGTCTTCCAGATCGAGACCACGCTGAACAACGACATCTTCGGCGGGCCGCTGGAGTTCCTGCAGAAGCGCGAGTGGGAGTGGTCGATCAAGGACCAGGCCTCGATGCTCAGCGCCAAGCGTGGCCTCGCGCTCGCGCCGGCGAAGATGCGGCGCAAGATCTTCCAGGACGTGCGGGCGAACTACGGCCTGACCGGGATCAACGCCGGCGCGATCGAGCCGGTGCACGAGAAGACGATCGAGGCCGTGCACCGTCAGCACCTGGTCGAGGTGCAGGGGCAGTCCGACGTCGCGATCATGGGCGTGCCGTTCGTCGGCCCGTACAACGTGAACTCGGTGATGAACCCGATCCTGGCCGCCTGCATGGGACTGGGCTACTACTTCAACTCCTACCGGGGCAACCCGATCGTCCGCAAGGACGGCGCGGTGATCCTGTACCACCCGGTGGACTACGAGTTCAGCCAGCTGCACCACCCGTCGTACGTGGACTTCTTCGAGGAGGTGCTGTCGGAGTCGACCGATCCGGCCACCATCGAGGCGAAGTTCGAGAAGCAGTACGCCGAGGACCCGTGGTACATCCACCTGTACCGGACCTCGAACGCGTACCACGGCGTGCACCCGTTCTACATGTGGTATTGGATCAGCCACGCGCTGGACCACTGCGGCGACATCGTCTGGGTCGGCGCGAACCGCAAGACGGTCGAGCGGATGGGCTTCCGGTCCGCCTCGACGCTGCAGGACGCGCTGGAGATGGTGAGCCACTCGGTCGGCCGGTCGCCGTCGATCACCTACCTGCACAACCCGCCGCACCTGCTCGCGGACGTCCGCTGA
- a CDS encoding HNH endonuclease signature motif containing protein, whose protein sequence is MFDSPAEVMDALTAVVDADIAVLDADGLLDQLAKIQQLESVLAAKKAERMVGLHHALAGTSADLGHESPRPGDRAARPSERRWSGDVLRSVSDEIALVMGAHRKTAARWLNRAAVLVERFPATLAVLSAGDIPAAAAQHIAHELAVIADDDLRAGVEKVVLAWGRRYGWARIKRTAQREAAKVLAEYESLLHAQRQDERTTYTVSHDGGMADLVVSTSAIDITAIMAALTARCLELQRNGDPRNLNQLRTDLAINRLLGHDQTTNTSNNPEHPGNPESHPGASPAEPRPEATPEHVSRSEPRREATPEHVSRSEPRPEATPKHHGGSQSRPEHAAGDPAATDNQSADVVAASDAGTTPSPDVASSPDAPSPRDAGPFRDAAASLEAAARADADADPATGADLDAESMSGTETGSGSESTMDAGTATVAVPTPATVTTPATVTTPATVTTPATVTTPATVTMPCASGNASGVASVLPESGLNPAVGVQVVIHCTYAEAEALATGAICTGGELEGYGTLPQDALAMAFTRAKFRYRLTDRSPKSDPARYTPSPGLDQHVRDRDQRCRFPGCTARIKSCDLDHRVPFPEGRTDADNLEGFCRHHHRLKHHGDWQVFNTDTGCLIFISPTGPRLPRPTSDAPSRLRFSAHQAQGHARRCPRQPDAARRSPTQPTWPDRVAGRAPLMPGAAGLSVIPDGARHRLLVRSLAARHLAPRGCQGLIQMFAAPAAPAAPAAPAAPVASVASVASAAPAASVRRQIRAAEASHRRPGVDGAARCRCRDGLRLVGMVYDAAGRTTEQDVIPQTDPGPLLTWPLESGD, encoded by the coding sequence ATGTTCGATAGTCCCGCAGAGGTAATGGATGCGTTGACCGCAGTGGTCGACGCGGATATTGCCGTGCTGGACGCGGATGGTCTGCTGGACCAGTTGGCGAAGATCCAGCAGTTGGAGTCGGTGCTGGCGGCGAAGAAGGCCGAGAGGATGGTCGGACTCCACCACGCACTGGCAGGAACCTCAGCTGATCTAGGGCACGAGTCCCCACGTCCAGGTGACCGCGCCGCCCGGCCGTCCGAGCGGCGCTGGTCAGGTGATGTGCTGCGGTCAGTCTCCGACGAAATCGCCCTGGTCATGGGCGCCCACCGCAAAACCGCCGCCCGCTGGCTGAATCGCGCCGCAGTCCTGGTCGAACGGTTCCCCGCAACACTCGCCGTCCTGAGTGCTGGTGATATCCCCGCCGCCGCAGCACAACACATCGCCCACGAACTGGCAGTCATCGCCGACGACGACCTCCGCGCCGGCGTCGAGAAGGTCGTGCTCGCCTGGGGCCGACGCTACGGCTGGGCCCGGATCAAGAGAACCGCCCAACGCGAAGCAGCGAAGGTACTCGCCGAGTACGAATCGCTCCTGCACGCACAACGCCAAGACGAACGCACCACCTACACCGTGTCCCACGACGGCGGCATGGCCGACCTGGTCGTCTCCACCTCAGCCATCGACATCACCGCCATCATGGCCGCCCTCACCGCCCGCTGCCTCGAACTACAACGCAACGGAGACCCCCGCAACCTCAACCAACTCCGCACCGACCTCGCCATAAACCGCCTCCTGGGCCACGACCAAACCACCAACACCAGCAACAACCCCGAGCACCCCGGCAATCCGGAGTCGCACCCCGGGGCCAGCCCCGCTGAGCCGCGCCCCGAGGCCACACCAGAGCACGTCAGCCGCTCCGAGCCGCGCCGGGAGGCGACACCAGAGCACGTCAGCCGCTCCGAGCCGCGCCCCGAGGCCACCCCTAAGCACCACGGTGGCAGCCAGTCGCGTCCCGAGCATGCCGCAGGTGATCCGGCGGCGACCGACAACCAGTCTGCGGATGTTGTGGCCGCTTCGGATGCTGGTACCACGCCTTCGCCGGACGTTGCATCTTCCCCGGACGCCCCGTCCCCCCGAGACGCTGGACCCTTCCGAGATGCTGCGGCCAGCCTGGAGGCTGCAGCACGCGCGGATGCCGATGCCGATCCGGCTACCGGCGCCGACCTGGATGCCGAGAGCATGTCGGGTACCGAGACCGGCTCGGGTTCTGAAAGCACCATGGATGCAGGGACAGCTACCGTCGCGGTGCCAACACCAGCCACGGTGACGACACCAGCCACGGTGACGACACCAGCCACGGTGACGACACCAGCCACGGTGACGACACCAGCCACGGTGACGATGCCCTGTGCGAGTGGGAATGCTTCGGGTGTGGCGTCGGTGTTGCCGGAATCGGGGTTGAATCCGGCGGTAGGAGTGCAGGTGGTGATTCATTGCACCTACGCCGAGGCCGAAGCGCTCGCGACCGGAGCGATCTGCACCGGCGGCGAACTCGAAGGCTACGGAACCCTGCCCCAAGACGCGCTCGCGATGGCCTTCACCCGCGCCAAGTTCAGATACAGGTTGACCGACCGGTCCCCGAAATCTGATCCCGCCCGGTACACGCCGAGTCCGGGACTGGATCAGCATGTCCGCGACCGGGATCAGCGCTGCCGGTTCCCCGGGTGCACCGCGCGGATCAAGTCCTGCGACCTCGATCATCGGGTTCCGTTCCCCGAAGGGCGTACTGACGCGGACAACCTGGAAGGGTTCTGCCGGCATCACCACCGCCTCAAGCATCACGGCGACTGGCAGGTGTTCAACACCGACACCGGATGCCTGATCTTCATCAGCCCCACCGGCCCGCGCCTACCTCGACCCACCAGCGATGCCCCAAGCCGCCTGAGATTCTCTGCACACCAGGCGCAGGGTCACGCCCGACGCTGCCCCAGGCAGCCCGACGCAGCCCGACGCAGCCCGACGCAGCCGACATGGCCTGACCGCGTCGCAGGCCGGGCACCGCTCATGCCCGGCGCTGCCGGACTCAGCGTCATACCTGACGGTGCAAGACACCGCCTTCTCGTCCGAAGTTTGGCGGCGCGTCACCTCGCGCCCCGAGGTTGTCAGGGACTCATTCAGATGTTTGCCGCCCCAGCCGCCCCAGCCGCCCCAGCCGCCCCAGCCGCCCCAGTTGCCTCAGTTGCCTCAGTTGCCTCAGCCGCCCCGGCTGCCTCGGTCCGTCGCCAGATCCGCGCGGCCGAGGCGTCCCACCGGCGCCCCGGTGTCGACGGAGCGGCTCGATGCCGCTGCCGGGATGGACTGCGCCTCGTCGGGATGGTGTACGACGCGGCGGGGCGGACAACTGAGCAGGATGTCATCCCGCAGACGGACCCAGGCCCCCTGCTCACTTGGCCACTGGAGAGCGGGGACTGA
- a CDS encoding zinc-dependent alcohol dehydrogenase — MMLALEMYRSPAKFLAAKAVGGRIPGILTGPAAPLRLVTINEPKSDKDGWARIRPILSGICGSDLGMVTSHTKLYFSALVSLPFVPGHEVVGELLEDCEDLPKGTRVVMDSVLTCAARGVEPCDGCSSGHTNLCDRITVGHVAPGLQTGFCSDTGGGWGNVMVAHRSQLYAVPEGLSDERAVLTEPLAGAVHTALRAKVEPGQSVLVSGAGAVGLFATLALRELTQAGRITVVAKHPKQRELARAFGASDVVAPDEVFRGVRRATGAFRLKPDLNAKEFLLGGVDVAVDAVGSKDSIDTVLRVTKAGGRVVLAGMPSTGADLSPVWFRELELTGTYASSRVEPNDRPAFETALELAATAPLDGIVGARYPLYRWREALDHAQSAGRLGTVKVAFDVRAS, encoded by the coding sequence ATGATGCTCGCACTCGAGATGTACCGCTCGCCGGCCAAGTTCCTGGCCGCCAAGGCGGTCGGCGGCCGGATCCCCGGCATCCTGACCGGACCGGCGGCCCCGCTGCGACTCGTCACGATCAACGAGCCGAAGTCGGACAAGGACGGCTGGGCGCGGATCCGGCCGATCCTGTCCGGCATCTGCGGCTCGGACCTCGGCATGGTCACCAGCCACACCAAGCTGTACTTCTCGGCGCTGGTGTCGCTGCCGTTCGTGCCGGGACACGAGGTCGTCGGCGAGCTGCTCGAGGACTGCGAGGACCTGCCCAAGGGCACCCGCGTGGTGATGGACTCGGTTCTCACCTGCGCCGCCCGTGGCGTCGAGCCCTGCGACGGCTGCTCCTCGGGTCACACCAACCTGTGTGACCGGATCACCGTCGGCCACGTCGCGCCCGGACTCCAGACCGGATTCTGCTCCGACACCGGCGGTGGCTGGGGCAACGTGATGGTCGCCCATCGCAGCCAGCTGTACGCCGTACCGGAAGGGCTTTCTGACGAGCGGGCCGTGCTGACCGAGCCGCTGGCGGGCGCGGTGCACACCGCGCTGCGGGCGAAGGTCGAGCCCGGCCAGTCCGTTCTGGTCAGCGGCGCCGGCGCGGTCGGGCTGTTCGCGACCCTGGCGCTGCGCGAGCTGACTCAGGCCGGCCGCATCACCGTCGTCGCCAAGCACCCCAAGCAGCGTGAGCTGGCCCGGGCGTTCGGCGCCAGCGACGTGGTCGCGCCCGACGAGGTCTTCCGCGGCGTCCGCCGGGCCACCGGCGCCTTCCGGCTGAAGCCGGACCTGAACGCCAAGGAGTTCCTGCTCGGCGGTGTCGACGTCGCCGTCGACGCGGTCGGCAGCAAGGACTCCATCGACACCGTGCTGCGGGTCACCAAGGCCGGTGGCCGGGTGGTCCTGGCCGGTATGCCGTCGACCGGCGCGGACCTGTCGCCGGTGTGGTTCCGCGAGCTGGAGCTGACCGGCACGTACGCGTCCTCGCGGGTAGAGCCGAACGACCGGCCCGCCTTCGAGACCGCGCTGGAACTCGCCGCGACCGCCCCGCTGGACGGGATCGTCGGGGCGCGCTATCCGCTCTACCGGTGGCGTGAGGCGCTGGACCACGCGCAGTCCGCCGGCCGGTTGGGAACCGTCAAGGTCGCCTTTGATGTGAGGGCCTCATGA
- the hisF gene encoding imidazole glycerol phosphate synthase subunit HisF: protein MSLAVRVIPCLDVDAGRVVKGVNFADLRDAGDPVEMAQLYDAEGADELTFLDITASSGSRETTYDVVGRTAEQVFIPLTVGGGVREAADVDRLLRAGADKVGINTGAIARPAVIEEIAHRFGNQVLVLSLDVRRAADQPSGFEVTTHGGRKSAGLDAIEWARKGWELGAGEILLNSMDADGTKQGFDLELIRAVRAVVDIPLIASGGAGLPEHFPPAVEAGADAVLAASVFHFGDLRIADVKKALRDAGIVVR from the coding sequence GTGAGCCTCGCCGTACGAGTCATCCCCTGCCTTGATGTCGATGCCGGCCGGGTGGTCAAGGGCGTCAACTTCGCCGACCTGCGTGACGCCGGTGACCCGGTCGAGATGGCCCAGCTGTACGACGCCGAGGGCGCCGACGAGCTGACCTTCCTCGACATCACTGCCTCGTCGGGTTCGCGCGAGACGACGTACGACGTGGTCGGGCGGACCGCCGAGCAGGTGTTCATCCCGCTCACGGTCGGCGGTGGTGTCCGGGAAGCGGCGGACGTCGACCGGCTGCTGCGCGCTGGTGCCGACAAGGTGGGCATCAATACCGGCGCGATCGCGCGGCCGGCCGTGATCGAGGAGATCGCGCACCGGTTCGGCAATCAGGTGCTGGTTCTTTCCCTCGACGTACGGCGTGCCGCCGACCAGCCGAGCGGCTTCGAGGTGACCACCCACGGTGGCCGCAAATCGGCCGGGCTGGACGCGATCGAGTGGGCCCGGAAGGGCTGGGAGCTCGGCGCGGGGGAGATCCTGCTGAACTCGATGGATGCCGACGGCACCAAACAGGGCTTCGACCTGGAACTCATCCGCGCCGTCCGCGCGGTCGTCGACATCCCGCTCATCGCCAGCGGGGGAGCGGGCCTGCCCGAACACTTCCCGCCCGCGGTCGAAGCCGGCGCCGACGCCGTCCTGGCCGCCAGCGTCTTCCACTTCGGAGACCTCCGGATCGCCGACGTGAAGAAGGCGCTCCGCGACGCCGGCATCGTGGTCCGGTGA